A region from the Beduinella massiliensis genome encodes:
- the rplJ gene encoding 50S ribosomal protein L10, which yields MSKNFELKKQAVAEITEKIKNAKSLVIVEYKGLTVDEATQLRAKCRAAKVDYCVLKNTLVRRALADLNITGLDSTLEGPSAFVFSTEDPVSGAKILKEFMEADKKEAIKVKAGLLDGEVLDAAGVKKLADLPSREALLSMLCQVLSGTVRSLACVLEAVRKQKAGEE from the coding sequence GTGTCTAAGAATTTTGAGCTCAAAAAGCAGGCCGTTGCGGAAATCACCGAGAAGATCAAGAACGCCAAGAGCCTCGTGATCGTCGAGTACAAGGGACTCACGGTGGATGAAGCGACCCAGCTGCGTGCGAAGTGCCGTGCCGCAAAGGTGGATTACTGCGTGCTGAAGAACACGCTGGTACGCCGGGCGCTGGCCGATCTGAACATCACCGGTTTGGACAGCACGCTGGAAGGCCCGAGCGCCTTCGTCTTCTCCACGGAGGATCCGGTTTCCGGCGCGAAGATTCTCAAGGAATTCATGGAAGCCGACAAGAAGGAAGCCATCAAGGTCAAGGCTGGCCTGCTCGACGGCGAGGTGCTCGATGCCGCGGGCGTGAAGAAGCTGGCGGATCTGCCTTCCCGCGAGGCGCTCCTGTCCATGCTCTGTCAGGTGCTTTCCGGAACGGTTCGCTCTCTGGCCTGTGTGCTGGAAGCCGTCCGCAAGCAGAAGGCTGGCGAAGAGTAA
- the rplA gene encoding 50S ribosomal protein L1, translating into MKHGKKYLDSAKLLDSAKVYDPAEAVALVLQTAKCKFDETIELSVRLGVDPRHADQQVRGAVVLPHGTGKKVRVLVFAKGDKAKEAEAAGADFVGAEDLVAKIQGENWFDFDVVVATPDMMGVVGRLGRVLGPKGLMPNPKSGTVTMDVTKAITDIKAGKVEYRLDKTAIIHCPIGKKSFTAQQLEENLSALMGAIVRAKPAAAKGIYLRSVVMSSTMGPGVKLNTLKF; encoded by the coding sequence ATGAAACATGGCAAGAAATATCTTGACAGCGCGAAGCTGCTGGACAGCGCCAAGGTCTATGACCCGGCTGAAGCGGTAGCGCTCGTGCTGCAGACCGCAAAGTGCAAGTTCGACGAGACGATCGAGCTGTCTGTGCGTCTGGGCGTCGACCCGCGGCACGCGGATCAGCAGGTTCGCGGCGCCGTCGTTCTGCCGCATGGCACGGGCAAAAAGGTTCGCGTCCTCGTCTTCGCCAAGGGCGACAAGGCGAAGGAAGCGGAGGCCGCCGGTGCTGACTTTGTCGGAGCGGAAGATCTCGTCGCGAAGATCCAGGGCGAGAACTGGTTCGATTTCGACGTCGTCGTCGCGACCCCGGACATGATGGGCGTCGTCGGCCGTCTGGGCCGCGTGCTCGGTCCGAAGGGCCTCATGCCGAACCCGAAGAGCGGCACGGTTACCATGGACGTGACCAAGGCGATCACGGACATCAAAGCCGGTAAGGTGGAGTACCGTCTGGACAAGACGGCCATCATCCATTGCCCGATCGGCAAGAAGTCCTTCACCGCCCAGCAGCTGGAAGAGAACCTGAGCGCCCTGATGGGCGCGATCGTTCGCGCCAAGCCTGCCGCCGCGAAGGGCATTTACCTGCGCTCCGTCGTCATGTCTTCGACGATGGGCCCGGGCGTCAAGCTCAATACCCTGAAGTTCTGA
- the rplK gene encoding 50S ribosomal protein L11 codes for MAKKVTAMIKLQVQAAKATPAPPIGPALGQHGVNIPGFCKEFNERTAKQAGLVIPVVITVYSDRSFTFITKTPPVPVLIKKACGIESGSAKPQKDKVAQLTLDQVREIATTKLPDLNAADIEAAMSMVKGTARSMGVTVADA; via the coding sequence ATGGCAAAGAAAGTAACCGCTATGATCAAGCTTCAGGTGCAGGCCGCGAAGGCTACGCCCGCGCCGCCTATCGGCCCGGCCCTGGGTCAGCACGGCGTGAACATCCCCGGCTTTTGCAAGGAGTTCAACGAACGCACCGCGAAGCAGGCGGGTCTGGTAATCCCCGTAGTCATTACGGTGTATTCCGACCGTTCCTTTACGTTCATCACGAAGACCCCGCCCGTCCCGGTTCTGATCAAGAAGGCCTGTGGCATCGAGAGCGGCTCCGCCAAGCCCCAGAAGGACAAGGTGGCCCAGCTGACGCTCGATCAGGTTCGCGAGATCGCGACGACCAAGCTGCCTGATCTGAACGCTGCCGACATTGAGGCCGCGATGAGCATGGTGAAGGGTACCGCCCGTTCGATGGGCGTCACCGTCGCCGACGCGTAA
- the nusG gene encoding transcription termination/antitermination protein NusG — protein MSDTAAQWYVVHTYSGYENKVATDLAKTVENNGLGELMLDIQVPVEEVVEIKNGKRRVVPRKVFPGYVLVHMVMTDETWYIVRNTRGVTGFVGPGSKPIPLTEEEVSRMLSGGSTVKIDLAVGDQVRILSGTLEDFVGTVEEVNTATQTVRVKVEMFGRETPVELEVCQVERV, from the coding sequence ATGTCTGATACTGCAGCCCAATGGTATGTCGTGCATACCTATTCGGGATACGAAAACAAAGTCGCGACGGACCTGGCCAAGACCGTCGAAAACAACGGCCTTGGCGAACTGATGCTGGACATTCAGGTTCCGGTGGAAGAGGTCGTCGAAATCAAGAACGGCAAACGGCGCGTCGTTCCCCGCAAGGTCTTTCCGGGCTATGTCCTCGTGCACATGGTCATGACGGATGAAACCTGGTATATCGTGCGCAACACGCGCGGCGTGACGGGCTTTGTTGGGCCGGGATCCAAACCGATTCCGTTGACCGAGGAAGAGGTTTCCCGTATGCTGTCGGGCGGTTCAACCGTCAAGATCGATCTGGCCGTGGGCGATCAGGTGCGCATCTTGTCCGGTACGCTTGAGGACTTCGTCGGAACCGTCGAGGAAGTTAACACGGCCACGCAGACCGTGCGCGTCAAGGTAGAAATGTTCGGTCGCGAAACCCCCGTAGAGCTGGAAGTCTGCCAGGTCGAACGGGTCTAA
- the secE gene encoding preprotein translocase subunit SecE: MSEKKPVEKKQTGKPSFFTRAKNWIKALPKRIANSFKNMVAELKKVSWPSKKELINYSVVVVVFLVAMAIVVGLLDMGSSFLIKQLINL, from the coding sequence ATGTCTGAAAAGAAACCCGTTGAAAAGAAGCAAACCGGCAAGCCTTCTTTCTTTACCCGCGCCAAGAACTGGATTAAGGCGCTGCCTAAGCGCATTGCCAACTCCTTCAAGAACATGGTGGCGGAGCTGAAGAAGGTTTCCTGGCCCTCTAAAAAGGAACTGATCAACTACTCTGTGGTTGTAGTCGTGTTCCTGGTGGCCATGGCGATCGTTGTCGGCCTGCTGGACATGGGTTCTAGCTTCCTGATCAAGCAGCTTATCAATCTTTAA
- the rpmG gene encoding 50S ribosomal protein L33, whose amino-acid sequence MATTGARVKITLACTECKQRNYNTMKNKRNDPDRIEMSKYCRFCKKHTSHKETR is encoded by the coding sequence ATGGCGACGACTGGCGCGCGTGTGAAGATCACGCTTGCTTGCACGGAGTGCAAACAGCGCAATTACAATACGATGAAGAACAAAAGAAACGATCCCGACCGTATCGAGATGAGCAAGTACTGCCGCTTCTGCAAGAAGCATACCAGCCACAAGGAAACCCGCTAA
- the tuf gene encoding elongation factor Tu gives MAKQKFERNKPHVNIGTIGHVDHGKTTLTAAITMVLSTMGDAQAMRYDEIDKAPEEKARGITINTSHVEYETEKRHYAHVDCPGHADYVKNMITGAAQMDGAILVVSSPDGPMPQTREHILLARQVGVHYIVVFMNKTDMMDDEELLELVEMEIRELLSAYQFPGDDIPIIKGSALKALEYVQNGGTDPKNAPECQCIFALMDAVDEYIPSPKRATDEPFLMPVEDVFSITGRGTVATGRVERGVVKVQDTVEIVGLMDKPRSTVVTGVEMFRKLLDQAEAGDNIGVLLRGVQRNEIERGQVLAKPGTIHPHTHYMGEVYVLTKEEGGRHTPFFNGYRPQFYFRTTDVTGNIKLPDGVEMVMPGDNVTMECTLITPIAIEEKLRFAIREGGRTVGSGVVTKVIE, from the coding sequence ATGGCGAAGCAAAAGTTTGAGCGCAACAAGCCGCACGTAAACATTGGCACCATCGGCCACGTTGACCACGGCAAGACGACGCTGACGGCGGCGATCACGATGGTTCTGTCGACGATGGGCGACGCGCAGGCGATGCGCTACGACGAAATCGACAAGGCGCCGGAAGAAAAGGCGCGCGGAATTACGATCAACACGTCGCACGTGGAGTACGAGACGGAGAAGCGCCACTACGCGCACGTCGACTGCCCTGGGCACGCCGACTACGTCAAGAACATGATCACGGGCGCGGCGCAGATGGACGGCGCGATCCTGGTCGTGTCCTCTCCGGACGGCCCGATGCCGCAGACCCGCGAGCACATCCTGCTGGCGCGTCAGGTGGGCGTGCACTACATCGTCGTGTTCATGAACAAGACGGACATGATGGACGACGAGGAGCTGCTCGAGCTGGTCGAAATGGAGATCCGCGAGCTGCTGAGCGCGTACCAGTTCCCGGGCGACGACATCCCGATCATCAAGGGCTCCGCGCTCAAGGCGCTGGAGTACGTGCAGAACGGCGGCACCGACCCGAAGAACGCGCCGGAGTGCCAGTGCATCTTCGCGTTGATGGATGCTGTGGACGAGTACATCCCGTCTCCGAAGCGCGCGACGGACGAGCCGTTCCTGATGCCTGTGGAGGACGTGTTCTCCATCACGGGTCGCGGCACGGTTGCGACCGGCCGTGTGGAGCGCGGCGTGGTCAAGGTGCAGGACACCGTCGAGATCGTCGGCCTGATGGACAAGCCGCGTTCCACGGTTGTCACGGGCGTCGAGATGTTCCGCAAGCTGCTGGATCAGGCGGAAGCGGGCGACAACATCGGCGTGCTGCTGCGCGGCGTGCAGCGCAATGAGATCGAGCGCGGCCAGGTACTGGCGAAGCCGGGCACGATTCATCCGCACACGCACTACATGGGCGAGGTATACGTGCTGACGAAGGAAGAGGGCGGCCGTCATACGCCGTTCTTCAACGGCTACCGTCCGCAGTTCTACTTCCGCACGACGGACGTTACGGGCAACATCAAGCTTCCGGACGGCGTGGAGATGGTGATGCCTGGCGACAACGTGACGATGGAGTGCACGCTGATCACCCCGATCGCGATCGAGGAGAAGCTGCGTTTCGCTATCCGCGAGGGCGGCCGTACGGTTGGCTCCGGCGTCGTCACCAAGGTCATCGAGTAA
- the sigH gene encoding RNA polymerase sporulation sigma factor SigH has product MSSLEKLETMTDEEIAVLAQQGDALASEFLLNKYKNFVRSKARSYFLVGADHEDIVQEGMIGLFKAFRDFKPDKLSSFRAFAELCITRQIITAIKTATRQKHIPLNSYVSLNKPIYDEESDRTLLDVITEGHTTNPEELLIGQEDLSSIEGKIGEALSDLEWEVLTSYLDGKSYQEIADDLGRHVKSIDNALQRVKRKLERLIEEKN; this is encoded by the coding sequence TTGTCATCTCTTGAAAAGCTTGAAACCATGACGGACGAGGAAATCGCCGTGCTCGCGCAGCAGGGAGACGCGCTCGCCAGTGAGTTTTTGCTCAACAAGTACAAAAATTTCGTCCGCTCCAAGGCGCGGAGCTACTTCCTCGTAGGCGCGGACCATGAGGACATCGTGCAGGAGGGCATGATCGGGCTGTTCAAGGCTTTTCGCGACTTCAAGCCGGACAAGCTCTCTTCCTTCCGGGCGTTTGCGGAATTGTGCATCACGCGTCAGATCATTACGGCGATCAAGACCGCGACGCGCCAGAAGCACATCCCGCTCAACTCCTACGTATCGCTCAACAAACCCATCTACGACGAGGAATCCGACCGGACGCTGCTGGACGTGATTACGGAGGGACATACCACCAACCCCGAGGAACTGCTCATCGGTCAGGAAGATCTCTCTTCCATCGAGGGGAAGATCGGCGAGGCGCTATCGGATTTGGAGTGGGAGGTGCTCACCTCCTACCTGGACGGCAAGAGCTATCAGGAAATCGCGGACGATTTGGGCCGGCACGTCAAGTCCATCGACAATGCGCTGCAGCGCGTCAAACGCAAATTGGAACGCCTGATCGAAGAAAAAAATTAA
- a CDS encoding NYN domain-containing protein, producing MKPLLLVDGYNVIGAWSEAKERGWTMPEARDQLLHRLCDYAGYADLEIVLVFDGHYQERRQRSTEKVSGVTVVYTKHGESADNYIEAAAGAAPKYRELRVATSDGLEQIVTMGRGAVRVSARELLRDISQTRRSGRTMHGAFSGGRSDIGSRLPPQQREQLERMRRQK from the coding sequence ATGAAACCCCTGCTGCTCGTGGACGGGTACAACGTGATCGGCGCATGGAGCGAGGCGAAGGAACGCGGCTGGACGATGCCGGAGGCGCGCGACCAGCTGCTGCACAGGCTGTGCGACTATGCGGGGTACGCGGATCTTGAAATCGTGCTCGTCTTCGACGGGCACTACCAGGAGAGGCGCCAGCGCTCCACGGAAAAGGTATCCGGCGTCACCGTCGTGTACACGAAGCACGGCGAGAGCGCGGACAACTATATCGAGGCGGCGGCCGGCGCGGCGCCCAAGTACCGGGAGCTTCGCGTAGCGACCAGCGACGGTCTGGAACAGATCGTGACGATGGGGCGGGGCGCGGTGCGCGTTTCGGCCCGGGAGCTGCTGCGGGACATCAGCCAGACGCGGCGCAGCGGAAGGACGATGCACGGCGCTTTTTCCGGCGGGCGCAGCGATATCGGCAGCCGCCTGCCGCCCCAGCAGCGGGAGCAGCTGGAGCGCATGCGAAGGCAAAAATAG
- the rlmB gene encoding 23S rRNA (guanosine(2251)-2'-O)-methyltransferase RlmB, whose protein sequence is MAYYDKFSDKRPNKRDDWRDDGRTRRPQRDEDGAGTQEKERRPYGERPQQGERRPYGERPQQEERRPYGERPQQGERRPYGERPQPGERRPYGERPQPGKRRPYGERPQPGERRPYGERPQPGERRPYGERPQPGERRPYGERPQPARPAPIARPFEEEEALPRENLLVGRNPIREALKSGRDIEKLLVARGELIGSAREIVAMAKEQHVVVQEVDRARLDAVAPNHQGLVAFASAYRYSSVEEILEAAKAREEAPFLVILDGVTDPHNLGAVIRSAECAGAHGVIIPERRAVGLTPAAVKASAGAVEYVKVARVTNISRLIEELKKQGIWVYAAAMDGERYDRCDFTGPAALVIGGEGEGVSRLVLEKCDRRVALPMLGKIDSLNASVAAGILMYEIVRSRLK, encoded by the coding sequence ATGGCCTATTACGACAAATTTTCGGACAAGCGTCCGAACAAACGGGACGATTGGCGGGATGATGGCAGGACGCGTCGCCCGCAGCGGGATGAAGACGGCGCGGGCACACAGGAAAAGGAGCGCCGTCCATACGGGGAACGCCCGCAGCAAGGGGAGCGCCGTCCGTACGGGGAACGCCCGCAGCAGGAAGAGCGCCGTCCGTACGGAGAACGCCCGCAGCAGGGGGAGCGCCGCCCATATGGGGAACGCCCGCAGCCGGGGGAGCGCCGTCCGTACGGGGAACGCCCGCAGCCGGGGAAGCGCCGTCCGTACGGGGAACGCCCGCAGCCGGGGGAGCGCCGTCCGTACGGGGAACGCCCGCAGCCGGGGGAGCGCCGTCCGTACGGGGAACGCCCGCAGCCGGGGGAGCGCCGTCCGTATGGGGAACGCCCGCAGCCGGCGCGCCCGGCGCCCATCGCCCGTCCTTTTGAGGAGGAGGAGGCGCTGCCGCGCGAGAACCTGCTGGTAGGCCGCAACCCGATCCGTGAAGCGCTGAAATCCGGCCGGGATATCGAGAAGCTGCTCGTCGCTCGGGGCGAGTTGATCGGGTCGGCGCGCGAAATCGTGGCCATGGCGAAGGAGCAGCACGTGGTCGTGCAGGAAGTGGACCGCGCGCGGCTGGATGCCGTGGCGCCGAACCATCAGGGTCTGGTGGCGTTCGCGTCCGCCTACAGGTATTCCTCGGTCGAGGAGATTTTGGAGGCGGCGAAGGCGCGGGAGGAAGCGCCGTTCCTCGTCATACTGGATGGCGTGACGGACCCGCACAACCTGGGCGCGGTCATTCGCAGCGCCGAATGCGCGGGCGCGCACGGCGTCATCATTCCCGAGCGCCGGGCCGTCGGGCTCACCCCGGCGGCGGTTAAGGCGTCGGCGGGCGCGGTGGAATACGTGAAGGTCGCGCGCGTGACGAACATCTCCCGCCTGATCGAGGAGCTCAAAAAACAGGGCATCTGGGTCTACGCAGCGGCCATGGACGGCGAGCGCTACGACCGCTGTGACTTCACAGGCCCGGCGGCGCTGGTGATCGGCGGCGAAGGCGAAGGCGTCTCGAGGCTTGTGCTCGAAAAGTGCGATCGCAGGGTGGCGCTGCCGATGCTGGGCAAGATCGACTCGCTCAACGCTTCGGTCGCGGCGGGCATCCTGATGTACGAAATCGTGCGCTCGAGGCTGAAATGA
- the thyX gene encoding FAD-dependent thymidylate synthase, with translation MAKAQQKVLLLRHTYDPDEIVALGARLCYAQADVDTLRERIARKDQASFIAGVMARGHLSVIEHATFTFAIEGVSRTLLAQITRHRIASFSVQSQRYVSMGAGFDYVVPPSIEALGEEAAAEFARQMETMGAWYAAWQERLGNAGERSNEDARFVLPNACATRMLVTMNARELLHFFELRCCSRAQWEIRTLAWEMLGLCKQAAPEIFADAGPACVHGACTEGKASCGRMEEMRGRASALNARGENVQQSTEKSEKE, from the coding sequence ATGGCAAAGGCACAGCAGAAGGTTTTGCTGCTCAGACATACCTATGACCCGGACGAGATCGTGGCGCTGGGCGCAAGGCTTTGTTACGCGCAGGCGGACGTAGATACGCTCCGGGAGCGCATCGCACGGAAGGATCAGGCGTCGTTCATCGCGGGCGTGATGGCGCGCGGGCATCTGTCGGTCATCGAGCATGCGACGTTCACGTTCGCCATTGAGGGCGTGAGCCGCACGCTGCTCGCGCAGATCACGCGCCATCGCATCGCCTCTTTCAGCGTGCAGTCGCAGAGGTACGTGTCGATGGGGGCGGGGTTTGATTACGTCGTGCCCCCGTCCATCGAGGCGCTGGGCGAGGAGGCGGCGGCGGAATTCGCGCGGCAGATGGAGACGATGGGCGCCTGGTACGCGGCGTGGCAGGAGCGCCTGGGGAACGCGGGGGAACGCAGCAATGAGGACGCGCGCTTCGTGCTGCCCAATGCCTGCGCCACGCGCATGCTCGTGACGATGAACGCGCGCGAGCTGCTGCATTTCTTCGAGCTGCGCTGCTGCAGCCGCGCGCAGTGGGAGATCCGCACGCTTGCTTGGGAGATGCTGGGGCTTTGCAAGCAGGCGGCCCCTGAAATCTTTGCGGACGCGGGCCCGGCCTGCGTGCACGGCGCCTGCACGGAAGGAAAAGCTTCCTGCGGCCGAATGGAGGAAATGCGCGGGCGCGCATCCGCGCTGAATGCCCGCGGCGAAAACGTACAGCAATCGACGGAGAAGAGCGAGAAGGAGTAA
- a CDS encoding Mini-ribonuclease 3: MQDRWLAMMGLPMREMDVRMMNPLQMAYVGDAVHALFVRTRLFAGGENVGRMHRRSNQCVSAAAQSKLLGQIEPLLTEEEAEIVRRGRNAHAHHAAPKHADPADYSRATALEALLGYLYLTGRDDRLELLLEAASESAGPGA, translated from the coding sequence TTGCAGGATCGTTGGCTGGCGATGATGGGCCTGCCTATGCGCGAAATGGACGTGCGGATGATGAATCCGCTGCAAATGGCATATGTCGGCGACGCGGTGCACGCGCTCTTTGTGCGCACGCGTCTTTTTGCGGGCGGGGAAAACGTCGGGCGCATGCACAGGCGTTCAAACCAGTGCGTGAGCGCGGCGGCGCAGTCGAAGCTGCTGGGGCAGATCGAGCCGCTGCTGACGGAGGAAGAGGCGGAAATCGTGCGCCGGGGCCGAAACGCCCACGCGCATCACGCCGCCCCAAAGCACGCCGACCCCGCCGATTACAGCCGGGCGACGGCACTGGAAGCGCTGCTGGGCTATCTGTACCTTACGGGCAGGGACGACCGGCTGGAGCTGCTGCTGGAGGCGGCATCTGAAAGCGCCGGGCCCGGGGCTTAA
- a CDS encoding N-acetylmuramoyl-L-alanine amidase: MNGRGIRRYTAMMLGMAGLCIAILSMAAGSNALIATSVEATQGVLSGMVIAVDAGHGGYDGGAVGRKSGVAEKGLNLDVSQRLARLLEQAGAKVVMTRTGDYALCDENPPIRKKLQDMQRRAQIVEESDAQLLISIHMNEYSRQNQSGPQVFYREGCDAGRLLAGVLQESLVEGLAPKKKREAMAGDYYILTLGLPSVLVECGFLSNPEEEALLLDAGYRQRIAQAVFDGIADWAALPGDRPVALKKLERS, encoded by the coding sequence GTGAACGGACGCGGAATCAGGCGGTATACGGCGATGATGCTGGGGATGGCGGGCCTCTGTATCGCGATCTTGAGCATGGCGGCGGGCTCTAACGCGCTGATTGCGACATCGGTGGAGGCGACGCAGGGCGTGCTTTCGGGCATGGTAATCGCGGTGGACGCGGGGCACGGCGGCTATGACGGCGGAGCGGTCGGAAGAAAGAGCGGCGTCGCGGAAAAGGGGCTCAACCTGGACGTCTCCCAGCGCCTCGCCCGTCTGCTTGAACAGGCGGGCGCGAAGGTGGTCATGACGCGCACTGGAGATTACGCGCTGTGCGACGAAAACCCGCCGATTCGCAAAAAGCTGCAGGACATGCAGCGCCGCGCGCAGATCGTCGAGGAAAGCGACGCGCAGCTGCTGATCAGCATCCACATGAACGAATACAGCCGGCAAAATCAGTCCGGTCCCCAGGTCTTTTATCGCGAGGGGTGCGACGCGGGGCGGCTGCTGGCGGGGGTGCTCCAGGAGTCCCTGGTCGAGGGGCTGGCGCCGAAGAAGAAGCGGGAGGCCATGGCGGGGGATTACTACATCCTCACCCTGGGCCTTCCCTCGGTGCTGGTCGAGTGCGGGTTCCTCTCCAATCCGGAGGAAGAAGCGCTGCTGCTGGATGCCGGATACCGCCAACGGATCGCCCAGGCGGTCTTTGACGGCATTGCGGATTGGGCGGCGCTTCCAGGGGACCGTCCCGTGGCACTGAAAAAGCTCGAAAGGTCGTGA
- the tsaD gene encoding tRNA (adenosine(37)-N6)-threonylcarbamoyltransferase complex transferase subunit TsaD, which produces MRYIENARAQARALQEAGHATILSIESSCDETAAAVVRDGREVISSIISTQIPLHAIYGGVVPEIASRKHVESVDPVVEQALLQAKLRLCDVDAVAVTYGPGLVGALLIGVSAAKALAFAAGKPLVPVNHIEGHVSANYIAHPDLQPPFVCLVASGGHSHIVRVEDYGVYTLLGQTQDDAAGEAFDKAARVLGLPYPGGPLLDKLSREGNPGALRLPHVVTQGKYDYSFSGLKTALINQVHKLRQSGQEVPAADIAASFQHAAVSMLVEKAVLAARDTGAKTLALAGGVASNSCLRETLQSRCDAEGIALRMPPPVLCTDNAAMIGSAAFYRLMRGEVADLTLNADPSLKLV; this is translated from the coding sequence ATGAGATACATTGAAAACGCCCGTGCGCAGGCGCGGGCGCTGCAAGAGGCCGGGCACGCGACGATTCTTTCGATCGAATCCTCCTGCGACGAAACGGCGGCAGCCGTCGTGCGGGATGGACGCGAGGTCATTTCTTCGATCATTTCCACGCAGATTCCGCTGCACGCGATATACGGAGGCGTCGTGCCGGAAATTGCCTCGCGCAAGCACGTGGAGAGCGTCGATCCCGTGGTGGAGCAGGCCCTTTTGCAGGCGAAATTGCGGCTCTGCGACGTGGACGCGGTCGCTGTTACCTACGGCCCGGGATTGGTCGGCGCGCTGCTGATCGGCGTTTCCGCCGCCAAGGCGCTTGCCTTCGCGGCAGGAAAACCGCTCGTGCCCGTCAATCACATCGAGGGGCACGTGAGCGCGAATTACATCGCCCATCCGGATCTTCAGCCGCCGTTTGTCTGCCTCGTAGCCTCGGGCGGGCATTCGCACATCGTGCGCGTGGAGGATTACGGCGTCTATACCCTGCTGGGACAGACGCAGGACGACGCTGCGGGCGAAGCGTTCGACAAGGCTGCGCGCGTGCTGGGGCTTCCCTATCCCGGCGGTCCTCTGCTCGACAAGCTTTCCCGGGAGGGAAACCCCGGCGCGCTGCGCCTGCCGCACGTGGTCACGCAGGGAAAGTACGATTACAGTTTCAGCGGTCTGAAAACCGCGCTCATCAACCAAGTGCACAAGCTGCGCCAGAGCGGACAGGAAGTGCCCGCGGCGGACATTGCGGCCTCTTTTCAGCATGCCGCGGTGAGCATGCTCGTGGAAAAGGCCGTCCTCGCGGCGCGCGATACGGGCGCGAAAACGCTCGCGCTGGCGGGAGGCGTGGCCTCTAACTCCTGCCTGCGGGAAACGCTGCAAAGCCGCTGCGATGCCGAGGGAATCGCGCTTCGCATGCCCCCGCCCGTGCTCTGCACGGACAATGCGGCCATGATCGGCAGCGCCGCGTTCTACAGACTGATGCGCGGGGAGGTCGCGGACCTCACGCTCAATGCCGACCCGTCCCTGAAATTGGTCTGA
- a CDS encoding DUF1461 domain-containing protein produces MKKRIVICTAIAVASLMGVVLLALTLSAAYDPATYGEAARAAYGLADAEVTQAVGLTAQAQEALAEEIAQYLRGKRAELDVETDVLDLGTAETRRQPAFNARERAHMADVRGLLDLAGRLMGALALTALIAATAAQIAMKKSDGREAARACFTGTWAGALILAVPVLALAVWGAADFTSLFWAFHSLAFTNDLWLLNPATDLLIRMMPEGLFVGLAASIAVKACAVLAALLLAAGLRVLWTRKRGGRKAE; encoded by the coding sequence ATGAAGAAGAGGATTGTCATCTGCACGGCCATCGCCGTCGCTTCGCTGATGGGGGTAGTCCTGCTTGCGCTGACGCTGTCGGCGGCGTATGACCCGGCGACCTACGGCGAGGCGGCGCGGGCCGCCTATGGGCTCGCGGATGCAGAGGTGACGCAGGCCGTGGGCCTGACGGCGCAAGCGCAGGAGGCGCTCGCGGAGGAGATTGCGCAATACCTCCGCGGCAAGCGCGCCGAGCTGGACGTGGAGACGGACGTGCTGGATCTGGGCACGGCGGAAACACGGCGTCAGCCAGCGTTTAACGCGCGCGAACGCGCGCACATGGCCGATGTGCGGGGGCTTCTGGACCTCGCCGGGCGCCTGATGGGTGCGCTGGCCCTGACGGCTCTGATCGCCGCTACGGCGGCGCAGATCGCGATGAAAAAGTCGGACGGGCGGGAAGCGGCGCGCGCCTGTTTTACAGGCACCTGGGCGGGCGCTCTGATTCTGGCTGTCCCCGTGCTGGCGCTGGCCGTCTGGGGCGCGGCCGATTTTACGTCGCTGTTTTGGGCGTTTCACAGCCTGGCCTTCACGAACGACCTGTGGCTGCTGAACCCCGCGACGGATCTGCTCATCCGCATGATGCCGGAGGGGCTTTTTGTCGGGCTCGCCGCGTCCATCGCGGTAAAGGCCTGCGCGGTACTGGCGGCGCTGCTGCTGGCGGCGGGTCTTCGGGTTCTGTGGACGCGCAAACGGGGCGGACGCAAGGCCGAGTAA